A region from the Cryptosporangium arvum DSM 44712 genome encodes:
- a CDS encoding glycoside hydrolase family 15 protein, with translation MISGGGFDRIRVPVSADTLASRSPFPPIADYGFLSDCEVLALVAPSGNVEWLCLPRLDSPSVFGAALDRDAGGFRLGPADNMVPVDRRYLPGTMVLETSWESSGGWLIVRDTLLIGPWHHNEAFSPTQRRAPTDYDAQHMLLRTVRCVKGEVQVVMDCEPMFDYGQHQARWSYTDRGYHQGLATSANGEDSGPKLRLTTDMRIGFEGGRATSRTLLKEGDQRYAVLSWASVEPPYTVEDANARQTWTAHHWQHWLARGSFPDHPWRGHLQRSALTLKGLTYAASGALVAAATTSLPETPQGERNWDYRYSWIRDSTFALWGLYTLGFDWEADDFFNFVADVASQGDLQVMYGVDGERVLTEKVLDHLSGYDGARPVRIGNGAFDQEQHDVWGAVLDSMYLHTRSRDRLDDRTWKIMRRQVEKAIEHWNEPDRGIWEVRGEPKHFTSSVVMCWVAVDRGARLARLRQDYELADQWQRIADVIHADVCEKGTDTRGVFTQHYDTEALDASALLLPLVRFLPPDDPRIKATVLAIADELTVEGLVLRYKVDETDDGLRGEEGTFAICSFWLVSALAEIGELDRARQLCGKLLSFASPLGLYAEELDPYSGRHLGNFPQAFTHLALINAVMHVIRAEHGTV, from the coding sequence ATGATCAGCGGCGGCGGTTTCGACCGCATCCGCGTTCCGGTCTCGGCCGATACGCTCGCGTCCCGGTCGCCGTTCCCGCCGATCGCGGATTACGGCTTCCTCTCCGACTGCGAAGTGCTGGCGCTGGTGGCGCCGAGCGGCAACGTGGAGTGGCTCTGCCTGCCCCGCCTGGACTCACCGAGCGTGTTCGGCGCTGCCCTCGACCGCGACGCCGGCGGCTTCCGCCTCGGCCCGGCCGACAACATGGTTCCGGTCGACCGCCGGTACCTGCCCGGCACGATGGTGCTGGAGACGTCCTGGGAGTCCTCCGGCGGCTGGCTGATCGTCCGCGACACGCTGTTGATCGGCCCGTGGCACCACAACGAGGCGTTCTCGCCCACCCAGCGGCGCGCCCCCACCGACTACGACGCCCAGCACATGCTGCTGCGTACCGTGCGGTGCGTGAAGGGCGAGGTCCAGGTCGTGATGGACTGCGAGCCGATGTTCGACTACGGGCAGCACCAGGCCCGCTGGTCCTACACCGACCGCGGCTACCACCAGGGGCTGGCCACCAGCGCCAACGGTGAGGACAGCGGGCCGAAGCTGCGGCTGACCACCGACATGCGGATCGGCTTCGAGGGCGGCCGCGCCACGTCGCGCACGCTGCTCAAGGAAGGCGACCAGCGCTACGCGGTGCTCTCCTGGGCGAGCGTCGAACCGCCGTACACGGTGGAGGACGCCAACGCCCGCCAGACCTGGACCGCGCACCACTGGCAGCACTGGCTGGCCCGGGGCTCGTTCCCCGACCACCCGTGGCGCGGGCACCTGCAGCGCAGCGCGCTGACGCTCAAGGGCCTCACCTACGCGGCCAGCGGCGCGCTGGTGGCCGCGGCCACGACGTCGCTGCCGGAGACGCCGCAGGGCGAGCGCAACTGGGACTACCGCTACAGCTGGATCCGCGACTCGACGTTCGCGCTCTGGGGCCTGTACACGCTGGGCTTCGACTGGGAGGCCGACGACTTCTTCAACTTCGTCGCCGACGTCGCGTCCCAGGGTGATCTGCAGGTCATGTACGGCGTGGACGGTGAGCGGGTGCTGACCGAGAAGGTGCTCGACCACCTCTCCGGGTACGACGGTGCCCGGCCGGTCCGGATCGGCAACGGCGCCTTCGACCAGGAGCAGCACGACGTCTGGGGCGCGGTCCTCGACTCGATGTACCTGCACACCCGCTCGCGGGACCGCCTGGACGACCGCACCTGGAAGATCATGCGGCGCCAGGTGGAGAAGGCGATCGAGCACTGGAACGAACCCGACCGCGGCATCTGGGAGGTGCGCGGCGAGCCCAAGCACTTCACCTCCTCGGTGGTGATGTGCTGGGTGGCGGTCGACCGGGGCGCCCGGCTGGCCCGGCTGCGTCAGGACTACGAGCTGGCCGACCAGTGGCAGCGCATCGCCGACGTGATCCACGCCGACGTCTGCGAGAAGGGCACCGACACGCGCGGGGTGTTCACCCAGCACTACGACACCGAGGCGCTCGACGCGTCGGCGCTGCTGCTGCCACTCGTGCGTTTCCTGCCGCCGGACGACCCGCGGATCAAGGCGACCGTGCTGGCGATCGCCGACGAGCTCACCGTCGAAGGGCTCGTCCTGCGTTACAAGGTCGACGAGACCGACGACGGGCTGCGCGGCGAGGAGGGCACGTTCGCGATCTGCTCGTTCTGGCTGGTCTCGGCGCTGGCCGAGATCGGGGAGCTGGACCGGGCTCGTCAGCTGTGCGGCAAGTTGTTGTCGTTCGCCAGCCCGCTGGGCCTCTACGCCGAGGAGCTCGACCCGTACTCGGGCCGGCACCTGGGCAACTTCCCGCAGGCGTTCACGCACCTCGCGCTCATCAACGCGGTGATGCACGTGATCCGAGCCGAGCACGGAACGGTCTGA
- a CDS encoding SanA/YdcF family protein, whose protein sequence is MSEASDVSSADRSGDARPPGVRRRRRLLGAAAGVVTAGALVVVACLGWEWSASSGHRVATVAEAPDAPVAIVFGTELDRNGTPKPMLANRLDTAVELYRAGKVRALLVSGDGGGNSGDEVTAMTRYLTGRGVPAARVVADPSGLDSYDTCVRARDVFGVRRALLVTQTFHLPRAVALCRHVGIDADGVGAACDRCSLQRLWRSRTREVPAAGKAVADALRNRQPAVVSPRDSALDEAASS, encoded by the coding sequence GTGAGCGAGGCTTCCGACGTGTCGTCGGCCGACCGGTCCGGCGACGCCCGGCCACCGGGTGTCCGCCGTCGTCGCCGGCTCCTGGGGGCGGCCGCCGGCGTGGTGACGGCCGGGGCGCTGGTGGTCGTGGCGTGCCTGGGGTGGGAGTGGAGCGCGTCGTCGGGGCACCGGGTCGCGACCGTGGCCGAAGCGCCGGACGCGCCGGTGGCGATCGTGTTCGGCACCGAGCTAGACCGGAACGGCACGCCGAAGCCGATGCTCGCCAACCGCCTGGACACCGCGGTGGAGCTCTACCGCGCCGGGAAGGTGCGGGCGCTGCTGGTGTCGGGGGACGGCGGCGGGAACTCCGGCGACGAGGTCACCGCGATGACCCGGTACCTGACCGGGCGCGGGGTGCCGGCGGCGAGGGTGGTGGCCGACCCGTCGGGGCTCGATTCGTACGACACGTGCGTCCGCGCGCGCGACGTGTTCGGCGTGCGCCGCGCGCTGCTCGTGACGCAGACCTTCCACCTGCCCCGGGCCGTGGCGCTCTGCCGGCACGTCGGGATCGACGCCGACGGGGTGGGTGCCGCCTGCGACCGCTGCAGCCTGCAGCGACTGTGGCGGAGCCGGACCCGGGAAGTGCCGGCGGCCGGGAAAGCCGTGGCCGACGCATTGCGGAACCGGCAGCCGGCGGTGGTCTCGCCGCGTGATTCCGCGCTCGACGAGGCTGCGAGCAGCTGA